Proteins encoded together in one Sulfitobacter pontiacus window:
- a CDS encoding FAD-binding protein — MAITSEEALVDAVKGAAGPISVQGGGTRGLPATGQIMRVAGLQGITLYEPGALTLVAKPGTPVAEIEEALAAENQRLAFEPMDHRGLLGTSGTPTIGGVMAGNISGPRRISVGAARDFLLGVRFVDGRGAVVKNGGRVMKNVTGYDLVKLMAGSYGTLGVLSEVSMKVLPRPETQATLVLHGLDDGAAVAAMARALGSPFEVTGAAHDPATRETALRIEGFEASVSYRLSQLQSLLAGAGAEIEQRDAAATQALWSGIRDVAAFHDGQGDVWRVSCKPSDAPGIAARSGAERWTYDWAGGLIWLRSAAGHDLRAAIGPMDGHATLVRADAQTKARLGVFHPEPAGVARLTAALRAQFDPKGVFNAGQLDRAA, encoded by the coding sequence ATGGCCATCACATCCGAAGAGGCGCTGGTCGATGCGGTCAAAGGCGCCGCTGGCCCGATCTCGGTTCAGGGGGGCGGCACGCGCGGCCTGCCCGCGACGGGTCAGATCATGCGCGTTGCGGGGCTGCAGGGGATCACGCTGTATGAACCCGGTGCGCTGACGCTGGTCGCGAAACCCGGCACTCCCGTGGCCGAGATCGAAGAGGCGCTGGCCGCCGAAAACCAGCGTCTCGCGTTCGAACCGATGGACCATCGCGGACTGTTAGGCACCAGCGGCACGCCGACGATCGGTGGGGTGATGGCAGGCAATATCAGCGGGCCGCGGCGGATCTCGGTCGGGGCGGCGCGGGACTTTCTGCTGGGGGTGCGCTTTGTCGACGGGCGCGGTGCCGTGGTCAAGAACGGCGGGCGCGTGATGAAGAATGTCACCGGCTATGATCTGGTCAAGCTGATGGCGGGGTCTTACGGCACTTTGGGTGTGCTGAGCGAGGTATCGATGAAGGTGCTGCCACGCCCTGAAACGCAGGCGACCTTGGTGTTGCACGGGCTGGACGATGGGGCCGCTGTGGCCGCGATGGCCCGCGCCCTTGGCAGCCCGTTCGAGGTGACAGGTGCCGCCCATGACCCTGCCACCCGCGAAACCGCACTGCGCATCGAAGGGTTCGAGGCATCGGTCAGCTACCGTCTGAGCCAGCTTCAATCGTTGCTCGCCGGCGCGGGGGCAGAGATTGAGCAACGCGACGCAGCGGCGACGCAGGCGCTTTGGTCCGGCATCCGTGATGTGGCGGCGTTTCACGACGGGCAGGGTGATGTGTGGCGCGTGTCGTGCAAACCCTCTGACGCGCCGGGAATCGCGGCGCGGTCGGGGGCAGAGCGCTGGACCTATGACTGGGCGGGCGGGCTGATCTGGCTGCGCAGCGCCGCGGGCCATGATCTGCGCGCGGCCATCGGGCCGATGGATGGGCATGCAACGCTGGTGCGGGCTGATGCGCAGACCAAGGCGCGCTTGGGCGTGTTCCACCCCGAACCCGCCGGTGTGGCGCGGCTGACAGCGGCCCTGCGGGCGCAATTCGATCCCAAGGGCGTTTTTAACGCGGGCCAGCTGGACCGTGCGGCATGA
- a CDS encoding DUF599 domain-containing protein, with the protein MTWMDRIALFQPLDYAALAIIFCAWLAIGWRIEHPNPAKPSVSLIMAQYRREWMTQMITRQPRIFDSQMISTLRQSTAFFASTSMIALGGTLALLGNSERLSTVVEDLALTELPTVVWEFKMLLPLFFLTNGFLKFVWSNRLFGYCSVLMAAVPNDPEDRRAPPLASKAAEINITAARSFNRGLRSLYFALASLGWIVGPIPLTVAAMVTVIIIWRREFTSLSRRILLENEQG; encoded by the coding sequence ATGACTTGGATGGATCGCATCGCCCTGTTTCAACCGCTGGATTATGCCGCTTTGGCGATAATCTTTTGCGCCTGGCTGGCCATTGGCTGGCGCATCGAACACCCGAACCCCGCAAAGCCCTCTGTGTCGCTGATCATGGCGCAATACCGGCGCGAATGGATGACCCAGATGATCACCCGTCAGCCGCGTATCTTTGATTCGCAGATGATCAGCACCCTGCGGCAAAGCACAGCTTTCTTCGCCTCTACCAGCATGATCGCTTTGGGTGGGACATTGGCGCTTTTGGGCAACAGCGAGCGTCTGTCTACGGTGGTCGAAGACCTTGCCCTGACCGAGCTGCCCACCGTGGTGTGGGAATTCAAAATGCTGCTGCCACTATTCTTTCTGACCAACGGCTTTCTGAAATTCGTCTGGTCAAACCGGCTGTTTGGCTATTGTTCGGTGCTTATGGCCGCCGTCCCAAATGACCCCGAAGACCGCCGCGCACCCCCGTTGGCGTCCAAGGCGGCAGAGATCAACATCACCGCCGCACGCAGTTTCAATCGGGGGTTGCGGTCGCTTTATTTTGCGCTGGCCAGTCTGGGCTGGATCGTCGGCCCGATCCCCCTCACCGTCGCCGCTATGGTCACCGTCATCATCATCTGGCGGCGCGAGTTCACGTCACTGTCACGGCGCATTCTATTGGAAAATGAGCAAGGCTAG
- the leuC gene encoding 3-isopropylmalate dehydratase large subunit gives MSPKTLYDKIWDAHVAHEADDGTCLLYIDRHLVHEVTSPQAFEGLRITGRTVRRPDQTIAVPDHNVPTTLDRANAATMTEDSRVQVAALDTNAKEFGLHYYPVSDVRQGIVHIVGPEQGWTLPGMTVVCGDSHTATHGAFGSLAHGIGTSEVEHVLATQTLIQKKSKNMKVEITGKLAPGVTAKDITMTVIGETGTAGGTGYVIEYCGEAIRDLSMEGRMTVCNMAIEGGARAGLIAPDDKTFEYCKGRPHAPKGAQWEAAMDWWKTLYSDDDAHWDKVITIKGEDIAPAVTWGTSPEDVLPITATVPAASDYTGGKVDAAKRAIEYMGLTEGMALTDIEIDTVFIGSCTNGRIEDLRAAAAVLKGKKIKEGMRAMIVPGSGLVRAQAEEEGLADIFKDAGFEWRLAGCSMCLAMNPDQLAPGERCASTSNRNFEGRQGFKGRTHLMSPAMAAAAALTGRLTDIRKLDA, from the coding sequence ATGTCCCCCAAAACGCTCTATGATAAAATCTGGGATGCCCATGTCGCGCACGAGGCCGACGATGGCACCTGCCTTCTGTACATCGACCGTCACCTCGTCCACGAAGTGACCAGCCCGCAAGCCTTTGAAGGGCTGCGGATAACGGGCCGCACCGTGCGCCGCCCTGACCAGACCATCGCTGTGCCCGATCACAACGTGCCGACCACGCTGGACCGCGCCAACGCCGCGACGATGACCGAAGACAGCCGCGTTCAGGTGGCCGCCCTTGATACAAACGCCAAGGAATTCGGCCTGCACTACTACCCCGTGTCCGACGTGCGTCAGGGCATCGTGCATATCGTCGGCCCCGAGCAGGGCTGGACCCTGCCCGGCATGACCGTTGTCTGCGGTGACAGCCACACCGCGACACATGGGGCCTTTGGGTCGCTGGCCCACGGGATCGGCACCTCGGAGGTGGAACACGTGCTGGCGACGCAGACGCTGATCCAGAAGAAATCCAAGAACATGAAGGTCGAGATCACCGGCAAGCTTGCCCCCGGTGTGACCGCCAAGGACATCACCATGACCGTGATCGGTGAAACCGGCACGGCGGGCGGCACCGGCTATGTCATCGAATATTGCGGCGAGGCGATCCGTGACCTGTCGATGGAAGGCCGCATGACCGTCTGCAACATGGCCATCGAAGGCGGCGCGCGCGCTGGCCTGATCGCGCCGGACGACAAAACGTTCGAATATTGCAAAGGCCGCCCCCACGCGCCCAAGGGTGCCCAGTGGGAAGCCGCGATGGATTGGTGGAAAACGCTGTACTCCGATGACGACGCCCATTGGGACAAGGTCATCACCATCAAGGGCGAAGACATCGCACCTGCCGTGACTTGGGGCACCTCGCCCGAAGACGTTCTGCCGATCACCGCCACCGTACCGGCAGCTTCGGACTACACCGGCGGCAAGGTCGACGCGGCGAAACGCGCGATCGAATACATGGGCCTGACCGAAGGCATGGCGCTGACCGATATCGAGATCGACACCGTGTTCATCGGGTCTTGCACCAACGGCCGCATCGAAGACCTGCGCGCTGCGGCGGCGGTTCTGAAAGGCAAAAAGATCAAGGAAGGCATGCGCGCCATGATCGTTCCGGGCTCTGGCCTTGTGCGGGCGCAGGCTGAGGAAGAAGGGCTTGCCGATATCTTCAAGGATGCCGGTTTCGAATGGCGCCTTGCGGGGTGCTCCATGTGTCTGGCGATGAACCCCGACCAACTGGCACCGGGCGAACGCTGCGCATCGACATCGAACCGCAACTTCGAAGGCCGTCAGGGCTTCAAGGGGCGCACCCATTTGATGTCCCCCGCGATGGCTGCCGCTGCCGCTCTTACCGGACGTTTGACCGATATCCGCAAGCTCGACGCGTAA
- a CDS encoding FAD-linked oxidase C-terminal domain-containing protein, with the protein MEMPIPSQAVIAHKTRVVDRLRQVLPADAVISDERETRAYECDALTAYKCAPMVAVLPYTTQQVSDVLRICHEEGVPVVPRGSGTSLAGGALPTADCVILGVARMNEVIETDYPNRIIKVQTGRTNLSVTGAVEEDGFFYAPDPSSQLACAIAGNIAMNSGGAHCLKYGVTTNNLMGVTMVLMDGEVIEVGGAHLDAGGLDLLGLICGSEGQLGVVTEATLRILHKPEGARPVLIGFDDNEVAGECVSDIIKAGVLPVAIEFMDRPCIEATEAFAKAGYPMCEALLIIEVEGSDAEIDHQLGLISDIAQRHNPVELRQSKSAEESAKIWLGRKSAFGAMGQINDYMCLDGTIPVSSLPFVLKRIKELSDQFGLKVGNVFHAGDGNMHPLILFDANKPGDLELCEAFGAEILKLCVEVGGCLTGEHGVGIEKRDLMHVQYAPDDLEAQMAVKDVFDPAWLLNPAKVFPLDASETRRAVALAAE; encoded by the coding sequence ATGGAAATGCCTATTCCCAGCCAAGCCGTGATCGCGCACAAGACGCGTGTGGTTGACCGGCTGCGTCAGGTTCTGCCGGCTGATGCTGTCATCTCGGATGAACGCGAGACGCGGGCCTATGAATGTGATGCGCTGACCGCCTATAAATGCGCGCCGATGGTGGCGGTGTTGCCCTATACCACACAGCAGGTGTCGGACGTGTTGCGCATCTGCCACGAAGAAGGCGTGCCCGTCGTGCCGCGCGGGTCCGGTACGTCGCTGGCGGGGGGCGCGCTGCCCACGGCGGACTGCGTGATCCTTGGCGTGGCGCGTATGAACGAGGTGATCGAAACCGATTACCCCAACCGCATCATCAAGGTGCAAACCGGGCGTACCAACCTAAGCGTCACAGGCGCGGTCGAGGAAGACGGCTTCTTTTACGCGCCCGATCCTTCAAGCCAGCTGGCCTGTGCCATCGCGGGCAATATCGCGATGAATTCGGGCGGGGCGCATTGTCTGAAATACGGGGTGACGACCAACAACCTCATGGGCGTTACGATGGTCTTGATGGATGGCGAGGTGATCGAGGTCGGCGGCGCGCATCTGGATGCGGGCGGGCTGGACCTGCTGGGGCTGATCTGCGGCTCTGAAGGGCAGCTGGGGGTCGTCACCGAAGCCACGCTGCGCATCTTGCACAAACCCGAAGGCGCGCGGCCCGTGTTGATCGGGTTCGACGATAACGAGGTCGCGGGGGAATGTGTCTCTGACATCATCAAGGCGGGTGTCTTGCCCGTCGCCATCGAATTCATGGACCGCCCCTGTATCGAAGCGACGGAAGCCTTCGCCAAGGCTGGGTATCCCATGTGCGAGGCATTGCTGATCATTGAGGTCGAAGGCTCTGACGCGGAGATCGACCACCAGTTGGGTCTGATTTCCGACATCGCGCAGCGGCACAATCCGGTGGAGCTGCGGCAATCCAAATCCGCAGAGGAAAGCGCCAAGATCTGGCTGGGTCGGAAATCGGCCTTTGGCGCGATGGGGCAGATCAACGACTACATGTGTCTGGATGGCACCATCCCTGTGTCCTCGCTGCCCTTCGTGCTCAAACGTATCAAGGAACTCAGCGATCAGTTCGGGCTGAAGGTCGGCAATGTGTTCCATGCGGGCGACGGAAATATGCACCCGTTGATCCTGTTTGATGCCAACAAACCGGGCGATCTGGAGCTGTGCGAGGCATTCGGGGCCGAGATCCTCAAGCTCTGCGTCGAGGTGGGCGGCTGTCTGACCGGCGAACATGGCGTCGGGATCGAGAAACGCGATCTGATGCATGTGCAATACGCCCCCGACGATCTGGAGGCGCAGATGGCGGTGAAGGATGTGTTCGACCCCGCATGGCTGCTGAACCCCGCCAAGGTCTTTCCGCTGGACGCGTCAGAGACACGCCGCGCCGTGGCGCTCGCGGCGGAATAA
- a CDS encoding mechanosensitive ion channel family protein, with protein sequence MMTPDPFAHFLESIQALIAGGIGLAESLMQPGWRQYQMFILLGLALISWGLHHATGNWLQNWVRSREGWSKWQLRMVVQVKRRLGLMWFALLAGTVYLVMQNITWPSRSYLIGIFATLVAVWVCIAFAARLVRNRPMRRLVTWGLWIYATLYALNVVDDVSAFLDSVALSIGDFRLSLLTVITALVVIGLFFSVARIISQTSAATIRKNEDISPSMQVLAVKGVQLTLYGIAFFMGVKAVGIDLTGLAVLSGAIGVGLGFGLQKVVSNLVSGIIILIDKSIKPGDVISLGDTFGWIQTLGARYASVVTRDGKEYLIPNEDLITGQVVNWSHSNDFVRLDIYFGTAYGDDPHVVRKLAVEAASGVERVLSFKAPVCHIVGFGDSSVDYILRFWIKDPTGGLTNIRGNVYLALWDAFKEHGISIPFPQREVKVLDDSKLALSRAGVGTGSTQE encoded by the coding sequence ATGATGACCCCAGACCCCTTTGCCCATTTCCTTGAGAGTATCCAGGCGTTGATCGCAGGGGGGATCGGATTGGCAGAAAGCCTGATGCAGCCCGGCTGGCGTCAGTACCAGATGTTCATCCTGCTCGGGCTTGCGCTGATATCATGGGGGCTGCATCACGCCACGGGCAACTGGCTGCAAAACTGGGTCCGCTCGCGCGAGGGGTGGTCCAAGTGGCAGCTGCGCATGGTGGTGCAGGTCAAGCGGCGTCTGGGGCTGATGTGGTTCGCCCTGCTGGCAGGGACGGTCTATCTGGTGATGCAGAACATCACCTGGCCGTCGCGGTCCTATCTGATCGGCATATTCGCAACGCTGGTGGCGGTGTGGGTCTGTATCGCCTTTGCAGCGCGGCTGGTGCGCAACCGCCCCATGCGGCGTCTGGTGACATGGGGGCTGTGGATCTACGCCACGCTCTATGCGCTGAACGTGGTTGATGATGTCTCGGCGTTTCTGGATTCGGTCGCGCTGTCGATCGGGGATTTCCGGCTGTCGCTGCTGACGGTGATCACCGCGCTGGTGGTGATCGGCCTGTTCTTCTCTGTGGCGCGGATCATCAGCCAGACCAGCGCTGCCACGATCCGCAAGAACGAAGACATCAGCCCCTCTATGCAGGTGCTGGCGGTGAAGGGCGTACAGCTGACGCTTTATGGCATCGCGTTCTTTATGGGGGTCAAGGCCGTCGGGATTGACCTGACCGGGCTTGCGGTCCTGTCGGGGGCGATTGGTGTGGGCCTTGGTTTCGGCCTGCAAAAGGTCGTGTCGAACCTTGTGTCGGGGATCATCATCCTCATCGACAAGTCGATCAAGCCGGGGGATGTGATTAGCCTTGGCGATACCTTTGGCTGGATCCAGACCTTGGGCGCGCGCTATGCCTCTGTCGTGACGCGGGACGGGAAGGAATATCTGATCCCGAACGAGGACCTGATCACCGGTCAGGTGGTGAACTGGTCCCACTCCAACGATTTTGTGCGGCTCGATATCTATTTCGGCACGGCTTACGGGGATGATCCCCATGTGGTGCGCAAGCTTGCGGTAGAGGCCGCAAGCGGGGTCGAGAGGGTGCTGAGCTTCAAGGCGCCGGTCTGTCATATCGTGGGCTTTGGTGACAGCAGCGTCGATTACATCCTGCGCTTCTGGATCAAGGACCCGACAGGCGGCCTGACCAATATCAGGGGCAATGTTTATCTGGCGCTTTGGGATGCGTTCAAAGAGCATGGCATTTCGATCCCCTTCCCGCAGCGCGAGGTCAAGGTTCTGGACGACAGCAAGCTCGCCCTGTCCCGCGCCGGTGTAGGTACTGGATCAACACAGGAATGA
- the leuD gene encoding 3-isopropylmalate dehydratase small subunit: MNKFDKLSGIAAPMPMVNIDTDMIIPKQFLKTIKRSGLGVNLFDEMRYDRDGNEVPDFVLNKPQYRDAQILVAGDNFGCGSSREHAPWAIADFGITCVIAPSFADIFYNNCFKNGILPIALPQEQVDLLMKDAEKGSNARIEVDLEAQTITSSDGEVISFQVDAFKKHCLMNGLDDIGLTLEKAASIDSFESAAAQARPWV; encoded by the coding sequence ATGAACAAATTCGACAAGCTTTCCGGGATCGCGGCCCCCATGCCGATGGTGAATATCGACACCGATATGATCATCCCCAAGCAGTTCCTGAAAACGATCAAACGGTCGGGCCTTGGCGTGAACCTGTTTGACGAGATGCGCTATGACCGCGACGGCAACGAAGTACCGGATTTCGTGCTCAACAAACCGCAATACCGTGACGCGCAGATTCTTGTAGCGGGCGATAACTTCGGTTGTGGTTCTTCGCGGGAACACGCGCCTTGGGCCATCGCCGATTTCGGCATCACCTGTGTCATCGCGCCCAGCTTTGCGGACATCTTCTACAACAACTGCTTCAAGAACGGCATCCTGCCGATCGCCCTGCCGCAAGAGCAGGTGGACCTGTTGATGAAAGACGCTGAAAAAGGCTCTAACGCGCGGATCGAAGTGGATCTTGAGGCGCAGACGATCACCAGCTCTGACGGCGAAGTCATCAGCTTCCAGGTTGACGCGTTCAAGAAGCACTGCCTGATGAACGGGCTCGACGATATTGGTCTGACGCTGGAAAAAGCGGCCTCTATCGACAGCTTCGAATCTGCCGCTGCACAGGCACGCCCCTGGGTCTGA
- the leuB gene encoding 3-isopropylmalate dehydrogenase produces the protein MANPTLLILAGDGIGPEVMGQVVRIIDWFGDKRDLAFDVDHDLVGGAAYDKHGTPLHDDTMAKALAADAVLLGAVGGPKYDALDFSVKPERGLLRLRKEMDLFSNLRPAQCFDALADFSSLKKDLVAGLDIMIVRELTSGVYFGEPRGIFEEGNERVGINTQRYTESEIDRVARSAFELARRRGNKVCSMEKANVMESGILWREVVQKVHDEDYPDVELSHMYADNGAMQLVRAPKQFDVIVTDNLFGDILSDCAAMLTGSLGMLPSASLGAPNADGRPKALYEPVHGSAPDIAGQGKANPIACILSFAMALRYSFDQGDEAARLEKAVEKVLADGARTADLMGPEGGSPISTSEMGDAILAALDASL, from the coding sequence ATGGCCAACCCCACATTGCTAATCCTCGCCGGTGACGGCATCGGCCCCGAGGTCATGGGCCAGGTTGTTCGCATCATCGACTGGTTTGGCGACAAGCGCGATCTGGCCTTTGACGTGGATCACGATCTGGTCGGCGGCGCCGCCTATGACAAACACGGCACCCCCCTGCATGACGACACGATGGCCAAAGCGCTGGCGGCGGATGCTGTTCTGCTGGGTGCCGTTGGCGGGCCGAAATACGACGCGCTTGATTTCAGCGTGAAACCCGAACGCGGCCTGCTGCGCCTGCGCAAGGAAATGGACCTGTTTTCGAACCTACGTCCGGCACAGTGTTTTGACGCGCTGGCGGATTTCTCCTCGCTGAAGAAAGACCTCGTTGCCGGGCTCGACATCATGATCGTGCGCGAACTGACATCGGGTGTCTACTTTGGCGAACCCCGCGGTATTTTCGAGGAAGGCAACGAACGCGTCGGCATCAATACACAGCGCTACACCGAATCCGAGATCGACCGTGTCGCACGGTCAGCCTTTGAACTGGCGCGTCGTCGGGGCAACAAAGTCTGCTCGATGGAGAAAGCCAACGTCATGGAAAGCGGCATCCTGTGGCGCGAAGTCGTGCAGAAGGTGCATGACGAAGACTACCCCGATGTCGAGCTGTCCCACATGTACGCCGACAACGGCGCGATGCAACTGGTGCGCGCGCCCAAGCAGTTCGACGTGATCGTCACCGACAACCTGTTCGGCGATATCCTGTCCGATTGTGCCGCGATGCTGACAGGCTCGCTGGGGATGCTGCCCTCTGCCTCGTTGGGTGCGCCCAATGCCGATGGCCGCCCCAAAGCGCTGTACGAGCCCGTCCACGGCTCTGCTCCCGATATCGCGGGTCAAGGGAAGGCGAACCCCATCGCCTGTATCCTCAGCTTTGCAATGGCGCTGCGCTATTCCTTCGACCAGGGCGATGAGGCCGCGCGTCTGGAAAAAGCCGTTGAAAAAGTGCTCGCCGATGGGGCACGCACCGCGGATCTGATGGGCCCCGAAGGCGGCTCACCCATCTCGACCTCCGAAATGGGTGACGCAATCCTCGCCGCGCTGGACGCGAGCCTGTAA
- the rsfS gene encoding ribosome silencing factor encodes MTAEQNTATSDALLASILSQLDDDKAEEVVQIDLRGKTAIGDYMVVCSGRSSRQVSAIAEKLAQMVKDDYGRSPKVEGKETGDWVLIDTGDVIVHVFRPEVREFYQLEKMWMTTEAPAVMPH; translated from the coding sequence ATGACTGCTGAACAAAACACAGCCACAAGCGACGCTCTGCTGGCTTCAATCCTTTCCCAACTTGACGACGACAAAGCCGAAGAAGTTGTGCAGATCGATCTGCGCGGCAAAACGGCGATTGGCGACTATATGGTTGTTTGCTCCGGCCGGTCTTCGCGTCAGGTTTCGGCAATCGCCGAAAAGCTGGCCCAGATGGTCAAGGACGACTATGGCCGTTCGCCCAAGGTCGAAGGCAAGGAAACCGGCGACTGGGTGCTGATCGACACAGGCGATGTGATCGTTCACGTGTTCCGTCCCGAAGTCCGCGAATTCTACCAGCTGGAGAAGATGTGGATGACCACAGAAGCCCCAGCCGTGATGCCGCATTAA
- the rlmH gene encoding 23S rRNA (pseudouridine(1915)-N(3))-methyltransferase RlmH has product MRVHICAVGRLRAGPEKDLIDDYLNRFDRTGRALGLGPARVIEVEDKKNGGMPAEAALLRRAIPAGSLICVMDERGKVETSPYFANRLGGWRDQGRGDLCFVIGGADGIDKELRREADHALSFGRMVWPHMLVRVMLAEQLYRAASILSGGPYHRE; this is encoded by the coding sequence ATGCGTGTTCACATCTGTGCGGTCGGGCGTTTGCGCGCCGGACCGGAAAAAGACCTCATTGATGATTATCTGAATCGGTTCGATCGAACCGGTCGCGCGCTGGGCCTTGGGCCCGCGCGCGTGATCGAGGTTGAGGATAAGAAAAATGGCGGTATGCCCGCCGAAGCCGCGTTGCTGCGCCGTGCCATTCCTGCGGGGTCGTTGATCTGCGTGATGGACGAACGGGGGAAGGTCGAAACCTCGCCGTATTTCGCCAACCGTCTAGGGGGCTGGCGCGATCAGGGGCGGGGGGATCTGTGCTTTGTCATCGGCGGCGCGGATGGCATCGACAAAGAGCTACGCCGCGAGGCGGATCATGCGCTGTCATTCGGCAGGATGGTTTGGCCGCACATGCTGGTGCGCGTCATGCTGGCAGAACAGCTGTATCGCGCCGCCTCGATCCTGTCGGGCGGCCCATACCACCGCGAATAA
- a CDS encoding endonuclease/exonuclease/phosphatase family protein: MAEPLRIATFNTELSRAGPGLLLRDIAKGADPQVTAVTRLLENVAADIIVLQGVDYDLGGTTLGALADRLGEAGPSYPYRFALPPNAGRPTGLDMDGDGKAGGARDGQGYGRFFGAGAMSILSRYPVLRTDVQDYSDFLWRDLPDALLPQTDGAPIPSAAAQEVQRLASHGAWVVPIDIPDQAPLTLLTFYATPPVFDGPEDRNGKRNHDEVLFWDHYLAGSFGPPPTDRFILLGDANLDPAKGEGLRAAIQTLLDHPALHDPLAGQPTVTFDGLGDMRVDYLLPSTDWRVVAAGVARDPAASRHGVVWVDLDR; the protein is encoded by the coding sequence GTGGCAGAGCCCCTGCGCATCGCCACCTTCAACACCGAATTATCGCGGGCCGGACCGGGTCTGCTGCTGCGCGACATTGCCAAAGGGGCGGACCCGCAGGTTACCGCTGTGACGCGCCTGCTGGAAAATGTTGCTGCCGATATCATCGTGCTGCAGGGGGTGGATTACGATCTTGGCGGCACAACGCTTGGCGCTTTGGCGGACAGGCTTGGCGAGGCTGGCCCCAGCTACCCCTACCGTTTCGCGCTGCCCCCGAATGCGGGACGGCCTACGGGTCTGGATATGGACGGCGACGGAAAAGCGGGCGGCGCGCGCGATGGTCAGGGCTATGGCCGCTTCTTCGGCGCGGGTGCGATGTCGATCCTGTCGCGCTATCCCGTGCTGCGCACCGACGTTCAGGATTACAGCGATTTCCTGTGGCGCGACCTGCCCGATGCGCTGCTGCCGCAGACGGACGGTGCCCCCATCCCCTCTGCCGCGGCGCAAGAGGTGCAGCGGCTTGCCTCGCACGGGGCATGGGTCGTGCCGATCGACATCCCAGATCAAGCGCCCCTGACCCTGCTGACCTTCTATGCCACGCCCCCTGTGTTCGACGGACCAGAGGACCGCAACGGCAAACGCAACCATGATGAAGTCCTGTTCTGGGATCACTATCTGGCGGGCAGCTTCGGCCCGCCGCCAACAGACCGTTTTATCCTGCTGGGGGATGCAAATCTTGATCCGGCGAAAGGCGAAGGGCTGCGCGCCGCGATCCAGACGCTGTTGGATCACCCCGCGCTCCACGACCCGCTGGCGGGTCAGCCCACCGTCACCTTCGACGGTTTGGGCGATATGCGTGTCGATTATCTACTGCCCTCAACCGACTGGCGCGTCGTCGCCGCTGGCGTGGCCCGCGACCCTGCTGCCAGCCGTCATGGCGTAGTCTGGGTCGATCTTGACCGCTAG